One genomic region from Evansella sp. LMS18 encodes:
- a CDS encoding polysaccharide deacetylase family protein: MEKKHKSLIFTSMLILFSGAAVLLLNSTIFEETTKSYTAMEHNGVSHTRTLPEVPYLVTESNPARAGHAEQVREKWAGTEIEPAQWGEQVTGVKNRMATEEKVLTLTLDACGGPYGSGYDEELIDFLREEEIPAVLFVNARWISENEAVFLELSEDDLFTIENHGTEHLPLSVSSGTAWGIKGTGGAEEVIDEVMENQELIYSLTGIWPSFFRSGTAYYDEAAVQIVNDLGLEAVNYDILGDAGATYTSSQVKEALLTAEAGSIALLHMNQPGSGTAEGVMEAVPLLQERGFEFVHLGDYELEE, encoded by the coding sequence ATGGAGAAAAAACATAAATCTCTTATTTTTACATCAATGCTTATCCTTTTCAGCGGAGCTGCTGTTCTGTTATTAAACAGCACAATTTTTGAGGAAACTACGAAGAGTTATACAGCTATGGAGCATAATGGAGTTTCCCATACAAGAACTCTCCCTGAGGTTCCCTATCTTGTTACGGAAAGCAATCCGGCCAGGGCGGGGCATGCGGAACAGGTCAGGGAAAAGTGGGCGGGGACAGAAATTGAGCCGGCCCAGTGGGGAGAACAGGTTACAGGGGTTAAGAACAGGATGGCCACAGAAGAAAAAGTCCTCACACTGACACTGGATGCTTGCGGTGGACCATACGGAAGCGGTTATGATGAGGAGCTTATAGATTTCCTGCGTGAAGAAGAAATCCCGGCTGTATTGTTTGTTAACGCCCGCTGGATTTCTGAAAACGAAGCTGTTTTCCTGGAACTCAGCGAGGATGATCTTTTTACGATTGAAAACCATGGTACAGAACACCTCCCACTCTCTGTTTCCAGCGGTACGGCGTGGGGAATTAAAGGCACAGGCGGGGCAGAGGAAGTGATTGATGAAGTGATGGAAAATCAGGAACTGATCTACTCTTTAACAGGAATCTGGCCATCCTTTTTCCGTTCAGGCACGGCTTACTATGATGAAGCAGCCGTCCAGATAGTTAATGACCTTGGTCTTGAAGCAGTCAATTACGATATTCTTGGAGACGCAGGAGCAACATATACAAGCTCCCAGGTTAAAGAGGCTCTGCTTACCGCAGAGGCAGGATCGATTGCGTTGCTGCATATGAATCAGCCTGGGAGCGGTACTGCAGAGGGGGTTATGGAGGCAGTGCCTCTTCTGCAGGAAAGAGGGTTTGAATTTGTTCATCTTGGGGATTATGAGCTGGAAGAATAA